In Deltaproteobacteria bacterium, one DNA window encodes the following:
- a CDS encoding suppressor of fused domain protein, protein MSGQSLIDAVRAHASRVFPGRALETLGWDEGGVVRNLADFAVVRVAPAAGGASDLWIHLSAGASAAPMEDGYGLEFVLLTRAPEKLATKLLAMVANLHADDRYPLSLGQALEIGHGWLPGASADHLLVALPTLFDPELEWLSDASRNVRFIWLVPITRAEAEFARKHGHEALQEKLGAARADVAALVRESVV, encoded by the coding sequence ATGAGCGGGCAATCCCTGATCGATGCGGTTCGCGCGCACGCGTCGCGGGTGTTCCCGGGGCGCGCGCTCGAGACGCTTGGCTGGGACGAGGGCGGGGTGGTGCGGAACCTGGCCGATTTCGCGGTGGTGCGCGTCGCGCCGGCCGCGGGCGGGGCGTCGGATCTTTGGATCCATCTCTCGGCGGGGGCATCGGCCGCGCCGATGGAGGACGGCTACGGGCTCGAGTTCGTGCTGCTCACGCGCGCGCCCGAGAAGCTCGCGACGAAGCTGCTTGCGATGGTCGCGAACCTGCACGCCGACGATCGCTACCCGCTCTCGCTCGGGCAGGCGCTCGAGATCGGCCACGGCTGGCTGCCCGGCGCGAGCGCCGACCACCTGCTCGTCGCGCTGCCGACGCTCTTCGATCCCGAGCTCGAGTGGCTCTCCGACGCCTCGCGAAACGTGCGCTTCATCTGGCTCGTGCCGATCACGCGCGCCGAGGCGGAGTTCGCGCGCAAGCACGGGCACGAGGCGCTGCAGGAGAAGCTCGGCGCCGCGCGCGCGGACGTGGCGGCGCTCGTGCGGGAGTCGGTGGTCTAG